One part of the Raphanus sativus cultivar WK10039 chromosome 7, ASM80110v3, whole genome shotgun sequence genome encodes these proteins:
- the LOC108817580 gene encoding transcription factor HY5, whose product MQEQTTSSLPASSMPSSSERSSSSAPHLEIKEGIESDEEIRRVPEFGGEGTGKEISGRESGSGTGQDQTQITVGGGEGQRKRGRTPAEKETKRLKRLLRNRVSAQQARERKKAYLGELENRVKDLENRNSELEERLSTLQNENQMLRQILKNTTGNKRGGGGSNADASL is encoded by the exons atgcaggAGCAGACAACTAGCTCTTTACCCGCAAGCTCTATGCCATCAAGCAGCGAGAGATCATCAAGCTCTGCTCCTCATTTGGAGATCAAAGaag GAATTGAAAGCGATGAGGAGATACGGAGAGTTCCGGAGTTTGGAGGAGAAGGTACAGGAAAGGAAATCTCCGGACGGGAATCTGGATCGGGGACCGGTCAGGACCAGACACAGATAACGGTCGGAGGAGGAGAGGGTCAAAGGAAGCGAGGGAGGACTCCGGCTGAGAAAGAGACCAAGCGGCTTAAGAg gttgttgAGGAACAGAGTTTCAGCACAGCAAGCAAGAGAAAGGAAAAAAGCTTACTTGGGTGAGTTGGAAAACAGAGTGAAAGACTTGGAGAACAGAAACTCTGAACTTGAAGAGAGACTCTCTACTTTGCAGAACGAGAACCAGATGCTTAGACAA ATCCTGAAGAACACAACAGGAAACAAGAGAGGAGGCGGTGGTTCTAATGCTGATGCAAGCCTTTGA
- the LOC108818138 gene encoding probable disease resistance protein RPP1, with amino-acid sequence MDYSVLFFSIVAAFIGGGFLMLLGKLRFHKDNREQNSSSLSSSSSLTLSSVPLSSLSRPAQTYHVFPSFRGEDVRRDFFSHIQMEFQRNGITLFIDNKIKRGEPIGPELLRAIRASKMAIILLSRSYASSEWCLDELVEIMKCREEEGKTVIPIFYGVDPSDVENLAGDFGKVFRETCAGRTEEKIKRWKHALVEVATNAGYHSTNWDNEASMIGQMAKDISEELKNSTLSRYFDGLVGMRAYLVKLEPLLGLCSVAGSAYNKLPDSSQLSDFMENVKAKYTRPWSRTIFTAHDQKVVWAGGINSISRARDFSPNDVEALQIFCVHVFRQKLPPDSSSPPWLDGPGISRWLSRIDFVKPILASDSRVLRMELLTEVVEKLRSSSEDIISRMLRWSISDEDKGLVVHKACVHDREIKILEEHLADKSLSLDHGFRLRLVATFLVLYIEAEHFYTRRATDLLLHFRMTIIASSQKEKDREKNVGKRRRLLSKM; translated from the exons ATGGATTATTCAGTACTTTTCTTTAGCATTGTTGCTGCTTTTATAGGCGGGGGCTTCCTCATGCTTTTAGGAAAACTCAGATTCCATAAAGATAACAGAGAACaaaattcttcttctttgtcttcatcatcttcattaaCCCTTTCATCAGTTCCTCTATCTTCTTTGTCTCGCCCCGCACAGACTTACCATGTCTTTCCCAGCTTCAGAGGCGAAGATGTTCGTAGAGACTTTTTCAGTCACATTCAGATGGAGTTCCAAAGAAATGGAATCACTCTGTTCATCgacaataaaattaaaagaggAGAACCCATCGGGCCTGAGCTTCTTCGGGCTATTAGAGCGTCCAAGATGGCAATTATCTTGCTTTCTAGGAGCTATGCTTCTTCGGAATGGTGTCTTGACGAACTAGTGGAGATCATGAAATGCAGAGAAGAAGAGGGTAAAACTGTGATCCCCATTTTCTACGGAGTGGACCCATCTGATGTTGAAAACCTTGCCGGAGACTTTGGGAAAGTCTTTAGAGAAACTTGTGCCGGTAGAACAGAAGAGAAAATTAAGAGATGGAAACACGCTTTGGTCGAAGTGGCCACAAACGCTGGTTATCATTCAACCAACTG GGATAATGAAGCGTCCATGATCGGGCAAATGGCGAAAGATATTTCAGAAGAGTTGAAGAATTCCACATTATCACGTTATTTTGATGGGTTAGTTGGGATGAGAGCTTATTTGGTAAAACTGGAACCACTGTTAGGCCTCTGCTCAGTTGCTGGAAGTGCATACAACAAACTCCCCGACAGTTCTCAGCTGAGTGACTTTATGGAGAATGTCAAAGCAAAATATACAAGACCTTGGAGTCGAACTATCTTTACGGCACACGATCAGAAAGTTGTTTGGGCAGGTGGGATTAACTCTATTTCCAGGGCGCGGGATTTTTCGCCAAATGATGTTGAGGCTCTTCAAATCTTTTGCGTGCATGTTTTTCGTCAAAAGTTACCGCCTGACAGTAGCTCTCCTCCCTGGCTTGATGGACCTGGAATTTCGCGTTGGTTAAGCAGGATTGACTTTGTGAAACCCATTTTGGCCTCCGACTCGCGGGTACTGCGCATGGAACTGTTGACAGAGGTAGTTGAAAAGTTGAGGAGTTCGTCTGAGGATATTATTAGCAGAATGTTGAGGTGGTCCATTTCTGATGAAGATAAAGGTTTAGTTGTTCATAAAGCATGCGTACACGATAGAGAAATTAAGATACTGGAGGAGCATCTTGCAGATAAGTCCTTGAGCTTGGACCACGGGTTTCGGCTTCGCTTAGTTGCGACATTTCTAGTCCTTTACATCGAGGCTGAACATTTTTATACGCGTCGCGCGACTGATTTGCTACTACATTTTAGAATGACAATTATTGCTTcaagtcaaaaagaaaaagacagagAAAAAAATGTTGGTAAGCGCCGGAGATTGCTCTCAAAAATGTAG
- the LOC108818137 gene encoding uncharacterized protein LOC108818137 yields the protein MNLVNIKDVLTSFSPALDYLALSTGDGRIKIWDTVKGQVQTEFADIASSEETNIYTNGGKGHLSVDYTCMKWLSLERKKKRKLGTSIIVLGTGGGDVLALDVASGQLKWRISDCHPGGVNAVSSSTKASCIYSGGADGMVCEIDPHSGNLNRKFKASTKAVSSLSVSPDGKILATASAQLKTFKCSDLKKIQKFTGHPGGVRCVAFTEDGKYILSSAVGERYIAVWKTDGAKKQSASCVLALEHPPVFVDSWGETEEKGLYVLAISEVGVCYFWYGSDVDELSNAKPTKVALAAEDSSLKQHKGSLHTIFAAKLQGVLKPGSANAFIASGLLVKPSFQKMVLQFGNDLVLNASKSGILLPIAQPVSKSKKGQAVNKVTTLDRAHAEDALLPIARVAADLHEKKSVQPHSSDKDTDMVDQSQADYVETFSMEDKLRSLGILKGTDEPSSLSYASVIDGIDLEAHLPPKKLKSAVMSMAPSTAFKTLEALVAMWQTRGCGGRYLLPWIYSILVNHSHYIMSQEPKNQQLLNTLQKITKSRGTALQQLLQLSGRLQLVTAQINKAAGKEIQTRVNEQEIDESEDDDDVEEHFYGENDNDSEISSDDEDDTLMEEI from the exons ATGAATTTGGTGAACATCAAGGACGTGTTGACTTCTTTCAGTCCTGCTCTTGATTATCTCGCTCTTAGCACCGGTGATGGCCGTATCAAG ATTTGGGATACTGTCAAGGGTCAGGTCCAGACAGAGTTTGCTGATATTGCATCTTCAGAAGAGACTAACATATATACCAACGGTGGGAAAGGTCACCTCTCGGTTGACTATACCTGCATGAAATGGCTCTCTCTGGAGAGAAAG aagaagagaaaactTGGAACTTCCATCATAGTATTAGGAACTGGTGGGGGAGATGTTTTAGCGCTTGATGTAGCTTCTGGTCAGCTTAAATGGAGAATAAGTGACTGTCATCCCGG TGGTGTGAATGCTGTCTCTTCGTCTACAAAGGCCTCTTGCATATACAGCGGTGGCGCTGATGGGATGGTTTGTGAAATTGATCCCCATAGTGGAAATCTCAACAGGAAGTTCAAAGCTTCAACAAAAGCTGTTTCTTCCTTATCTGTTTCAccag ATGGAAAAATATTAGCCACTGCATCTGCTCAGTTGAAGACTTTTAAGTGCTCTGATCTCAAGAAAATACAGAAGTTTACTGGTCATCCT GGAGGTGTGCGTTGTGTGGCGTTTACCGAGGATGGCAAATACATCCTCTCATCTGCAGTTGGTGAAAGATATATCGCAGTATGGAAAACAGATGGTGCCAAGAAGCAGTCAGCTAGCTGTGTCCTCGCCCTAGAGCACCCTCCCGTCTTCGTTGATAGCTGGGGTGAAACTGAGGAAAAGGGATTATATGTTTTAGCAATTTCAGAAGTAGGTGTCTGTTATTTCTGGTATGGTTCAGATGTTGACGAGCTAAGCAATGCCAAACCTACAAAAGTGGCATTAGCAGCTGAAGATTCTTCGCTGAAACAACACAAGGGCTCATTGCACACAATCTTTGCTGCAAAACTGCAAGGCGTTTTGAAGCCTGGTTCTGCGAATGCATTTATTGCGTCTGGATTGCTGGTGAAGCCATCGTTCCAGAAAATGGTGTTGCAGTTTGGCAACGACTTGGTGCTCAATGCCTCTAAGAGTGGCATCCTTCTCCCAATCGCTCAGCCAGTTTCCAAGTCCAAGAAGGGGCAAGCCGTGAACAAAG TGACAACATTGGATCGCGCCCATGCTGAGGATGCTTTGCTGCCAATCGCAAGAGTTGCTGCTGATCTGCACGAGAAAAAGAGTGTACAGCCACACTCATCTGATAAGGATACAGACATGGTTGACCAAAGTCAAGCAG ATTATGTAGAAACATTTAGCATGGAGGATAAGTTGAGATCATTAGGGATACTGAAAGGCACAGATGAACCAAGCAGCCTTTCTTATGCTTCAGTGATTGATGGAATTGATCTTGAGGCTCATCTACCACCGAAGAAG TTAAAGTCTGCTGTTATGTCAATGGCACCATCCACTGCATTCAAGACACTAGAAGCTCTGGTTGCTATGTGGCAGACGAG GGGATGTGGCGGGAGATATCTTCTTCCATGGATATACAGCATATTGGTGAATCATAGTCATTACATCATGTCCCAAGAACCAAAAAACCAACAGCTGCTTAATACATTGCAGAAG ATAACCAAGTCCAGAGGAACGGCTCTTCAGCAGTTACTACAGTTATCTGGGCGCTTACAACTTGTTACAGCTCAG aTCAATAAAGCTGCAGGGAAAGAAATTCAAACAAGGGTTAATGAGCAAGAGATTGATGAAagtgaagatgatgatgatgtagaAGAGCATTTCTATGGTGAGAATGACAATGATTCCGAAATAAGCAGCGACGATGAAG aTGATACCTTGATGGAAGAGATATAA